In Leptospira saintgironsiae, the following are encoded in one genomic region:
- a CDS encoding NADH-quinone oxidoreductase subunit H, with protein MVTATFLLGILIQILAFISLPFLCGGILQKIRAYAQGRRGAPVLQILYDTVRMIKKSPIDGPFSGFFSESSAIFAFAFGLVLWSLVSFEWASLLLIPFLIGMIRFATVAYAVENGTSFGGMGAARETLLFIFGEPILILVLVVLESNVVFHENFAHISFAILFFLGATLIVLSELAKPPFDDPRTHLELTMVHEAMLLEASGRTRAFFELAHQFKTASLFLLLTKLGLEHVEVFLGVSSVPIWKELASFGGAILLSALIGYWEANSTRRKWIWIPELLGLNFIFMLILGILLKLGK; from the coding sequence ATGGTCACAGCTACTTTCCTATTGGGCATTCTGATCCAGATTTTAGCCTTTATATCTCTTCCTTTCTTATGTGGAGGTATTCTCCAAAAGATCAGAGCATATGCTCAAGGTAGAAGAGGGGCACCTGTTCTACAGATACTTTATGACACAGTTCGAATGATCAAAAAAAGCCCAATCGACGGTCCTTTCTCAGGATTTTTCTCTGAGAGTTCCGCAATATTTGCTTTTGCTTTCGGATTAGTTTTATGGTCCTTGGTTTCTTTCGAATGGGCTTCCTTATTACTAATCCCATTTTTGATAGGAATGATTCGATTTGCGACTGTGGCATACGCAGTTGAGAATGGAACTTCTTTCGGTGGAATGGGCGCAGCAAGAGAAACTCTTCTCTTTATCTTTGGAGAACCAATCCTGATCCTAGTGCTTGTAGTATTAGAATCTAATGTAGTATTCCACGAAAACTTCGCACATATCTCTTTTGCGATCCTGTTTTTCTTGGGAGCGACATTGATCGTTCTTTCCGAACTCGCAAAACCACCGTTTGACGATCCGAGAACTCACTTAGAACTTACAATGGTTCATGAAGCAATGTTACTTGAGGCGTCTGGAAGGACTAGAGCATTTTTCGAACTCGCTCACCAATTCAAAACTGCTTCTTTGTTCTTACTTCTTACCAAACTTGGATTAGAACATGTGGAAGTTTTCTTAGGAGTTTCTTCCGTTCCTATCTGGAAAGAATTAGCATCCTTTGGAGGAGCCATTCTTCTCTCCGCATTAATCGGTTATTGGGAAGCAAACAGTACC